A genomic stretch from Dyella sp. M7H15-1 includes:
- a CDS encoding DUF736 domain-containing protein — MANIGTFTAEKDGFTGTLRTLTLNVKVKLVPNDKGDKENAPDFRLQAAGHDIGAAWKKTSEAGRDYLSVTLDDPSFPATVYARLIEGEEGTHDLIWSRSKPQAA; from the coding sequence ATGGCTAACATCGGCACCTTCACCGCAGAGAAAGACGGCTTCACCGGCACGCTCCGCACCCTGACGCTCAACGTCAAGGTCAAGCTGGTTCCCAACGACAAGGGCGACAAGGAGAACGCCCCCGACTTCCGCCTTCAGGCGGCCGGCCACGACATCGGCGCGGCGTGGAAGAAGACCAGCGAGGCCGGGCGGGATTACCTGTCCGTGACCCTCGACGATCCTTCGTTCCCGGCGACGGTCTATGCCCGCCTGATCGAAGGCGAGGAAGGCACGCACGACCTGATCTGGTCGCGCAGCAAGCCGCAGGCGGCCTGA
- a CDS encoding DUF2285 domain-containing protein produces MADRSTDTWYPTAAYLYVLYLDGPALAWEYLRRHPDYQRDWLHRRRQPEAARAWGLRLLEDPALDARDANPVWFPDPDAVLQLYPDADPPPEADAFEFWRIPGHKHLIHDGKRLVLVSRWPGCCVRLALAPGLADGMAYLYAIRACAAPCASYRTITAELDKLATADGTAPAAAARSRPTPAALLELHTLQALDAALAGASLRETAEGMFGTEAVAAGWHADGGLRSRVRRLVRRGRSLMRGGYRRLAQLD; encoded by the coding sequence ATGGCTGATCGAAGTACCGATACTTGGTATCCCACCGCCGCGTATCTCTATGTGCTGTATCTGGACGGCCCGGCGCTGGCATGGGAATACCTGCGCAGGCATCCCGACTACCAGCGCGACTGGCTGCACCGTCGCCGTCAGCCAGAGGCGGCGCGGGCTTGGGGCCTGCGCCTGCTGGAAGACCCGGCGCTGGATGCGCGCGACGCGAATCCGGTCTGGTTTCCCGACCCTGACGCCGTGCTCCAGCTCTACCCGGATGCCGACCCACCGCCGGAGGCGGACGCCTTCGAGTTCTGGCGCATTCCCGGCCACAAGCACCTGATCCACGACGGCAAGCGTTTGGTGCTGGTGTCGCGCTGGCCCGGCTGCTGCGTGCGACTCGCACTGGCGCCGGGCTTGGCCGATGGCATGGCCTACCTGTATGCCATCCGCGCGTGCGCCGCGCCTTGCGCGAGCTACCGCACGATCACGGCCGAGCTGGACAAACTGGCGACGGCGGACGGAACCGCGCCTGCGGCAGCGGCCCGCTCCCGGCCCACGCCGGCCGCGCTGCTGGAGCTGCACACCTTGCAGGCGCTCGACGCAGCCCTTGCGGGCGCGTCCTTGCGCGAAACCGCCGAAGGGATGTTTGGCACCGAAGCCGTGGCCGCCGGCTGGCACGCCGACGGCGGCCTGCGCTCGCGCGTGCGCCGCCTCGTTCGGCGCGGTCGATCGCTGATGCGCGGCGGCTATCGCCGCCTTGCACAGCTCGATTGA
- a CDS encoding replication initiator protein A produces the protein MAVVTSSPSREREQLDLFRALPGDGMAPRDSQDLMAFPFFSLAKSRRTAPIDFRTGGVTVRVEGTQEHGIATIWDADVLIWAASQIVEARDAGLRPSRLMQATPYEILRFIGRGVSLRDYQRLKAALDRLQSTTVATSIRETTGRRLHRFSWINEWKELADARGTPLGIELILPDWFYAGVLDAALVLTIDPAYFRLTGGIERWLYRLVRKHGGKQPGGWQFDFRHLHRKSGSTAKPYDFACDLRALVARQSLPGYVLGIERMPDSNAELLTFRPVPFTARG, from the coding sequence GTGGCCGTCGTCACGTCCAGCCCATCGCGGGAGCGGGAACAGCTCGACCTGTTCCGCGCGCTGCCGGGCGACGGCATGGCGCCGCGCGACAGCCAGGACTTGATGGCCTTTCCGTTCTTCTCGCTGGCGAAGTCGCGGCGCACGGCGCCGATCGACTTCCGCACCGGTGGCGTCACCGTGCGCGTGGAGGGCACGCAAGAGCACGGCATCGCCACGATTTGGGATGCGGACGTGCTGATATGGGCGGCCTCGCAGATCGTCGAAGCGCGCGACGCGGGCCTGCGGCCGTCGCGCCTGATGCAGGCCACGCCCTACGAGATCCTGCGCTTCATCGGGCGCGGTGTGTCGCTACGCGACTACCAGCGCCTCAAGGCCGCGCTCGACCGGCTGCAATCGACCACGGTGGCGACTTCCATCCGCGAAACGACCGGGCGGCGTCTGCATCGCTTCTCGTGGATCAACGAGTGGAAGGAATTGGCCGACGCCCGCGGCACGCCGCTGGGCATCGAGCTGATCCTGCCGGACTGGTTCTATGCCGGCGTGCTCGACGCCGCGCTGGTACTGACCATCGACCCGGCGTATTTCCGGCTGACCGGCGGCATCGAGCGGTGGCTGTACCGCCTGGTGCGCAAGCACGGCGGCAAACAGCCCGGTGGATGGCAATTCGACTTCCGGCACCTGCATCGCAAGTCGGGGAGCACGGCGAAGCCCTACGACTTCGCCTGCGACCTGCGCGCGCTGGTCGCGCGGCAGTCGCTGCCCGGCTATGTGCTCGGCATCGAGCGGATGCCGGACAGCAACGCCGAGCTGCTGACCTTCCGGCCGGTGCCGTTCACGGCACGGGGATAA
- a CDS encoding chromosome partitioning protein ParB — MSEHNGKRIAIGARPPANPHAEAWIRQGDADGIQKGDLYTARLTLDITPAMRARIKVSAFTQGVTVAELLRALLEREFPEKTS, encoded by the coding sequence ATGAGTGAGCATAACGGCAAGCGCATCGCTATCGGCGCGCGTCCGCCGGCGAATCCACACGCCGAGGCGTGGATTCGCCAGGGCGACGCTGACGGCATCCAGAAAGGCGACCTCTACACCGCGCGCCTGACCCTCGACATCACGCCTGCGATGCGCGCCCGCATCAAGGTATCGGCGTTCACGCAAGGCGTGACTGTCGCCGAACTGCTACGCGCGCTGCTCGAACGCGAGTTCCCGGAGAAGACCTCATGA
- a CDS encoding helix-turn-helix domain-containing protein yields the protein MRPAPLRPAAAAATTPAQPQRYLTNDEAAEYLRLSPRTLEKQRVIGGGPKFRKFGRRVMYAVADLDAWADQRSFEATSDPEYAEHHSADSRAR from the coding sequence ATGCGACCCGCACCCTTGCGGCCTGCTGCCGCTGCCGCCACCACGCCCGCACAACCCCAACGCTACCTCACCAACGACGAAGCCGCCGAGTACCTGCGGCTGTCGCCGCGCACACTCGAAAAGCAGCGCGTGATCGGCGGCGGGCCGAAGTTCCGCAAGTTCGGCCGCCGCGTCATGTACGCGGTGGCCGACCTCGATGCCTGGGCCGACCAGCGCAGTTTCGAGGCTACGTCCGACCCCGAATATGCCGAGCATCACTCGGCCGACAGCCGTGCGCGCTGA
- the parA gene encoding ParA family partition ATPase, with the protein MIVALLNQKGGVGKTTLATHVAGELAMRGQSVILLDADPQGSALDWTQRRSQQGLPRLFSAVGLARETLHQEAPELARRADHVVIDGPPRIAALARSALLAAERVLIPVQPSPYDLWASAEMVSLTREAQVFRPALRAAFVVNRRVSTTVIGREARSALAEQPLPALRSEVHQRIVFADSVTAGRLAREMAPDSTAAREIAALTDELLRWPA; encoded by the coding sequence ATGATCGTTGCGCTGCTCAACCAGAAAGGCGGCGTCGGCAAGACCACGCTCGCCACGCACGTCGCCGGCGAACTGGCGATGCGCGGCCAGTCGGTCATCCTACTGGATGCCGACCCGCAAGGCTCGGCGCTGGACTGGACGCAGCGCAGAAGCCAGCAGGGCTTGCCGCGCTTGTTCAGTGCCGTGGGCCTCGCCCGCGAGACGCTGCACCAGGAAGCGCCGGAGCTGGCCCGTCGCGCCGATCACGTCGTCATCGACGGCCCACCGCGCATTGCCGCCTTGGCGCGCTCCGCGCTGCTGGCGGCCGAGCGTGTGCTGATCCCCGTACAACCGAGTCCCTACGACTTGTGGGCGTCGGCCGAGATGGTGTCACTGACCCGCGAGGCACAGGTGTTCCGGCCTGCGCTGCGCGCGGCCTTCGTCGTCAACCGTCGCGTCAGCACCACCGTCATCGGACGCGAGGCGCGCAGCGCGCTCGCCGAGCAGCCGCTGCCGGCGCTGCGCTCGGAAGTGCATCAGCGCATCGTCTTTGCCGATAGCGTGACCGCGGGCCGGCTTGCACGCGAAATGGCGCCTGACAGCACCGCCGCGCGCGAGATCGCCGCGCTCACCGACGAGCTGCTGCGGTGGCCAGCATGA
- a CDS encoding helix-turn-helix transcriptional regulator produces the protein MAAKHSLATAIRTVRKARGLSQEAFSDVSSRTYMSSLERDQKSPTMHKLTELCEVMEVHPLTLLTLAYAGDSTRKADQLLAQVRQELEEVLKERDAP, from the coding sequence GTGGCAGCTAAGCACTCACTGGCAACGGCAATACGGACGGTCAGGAAAGCGCGCGGCTTGAGCCAGGAAGCGTTTTCCGACGTGTCCAGCCGTACCTACATGAGTTCGCTGGAGCGCGACCAGAAAAGCCCGACTATGCACAAGCTGACCGAGCTGTGCGAGGTCATGGAAGTGCATCCGCTCACGCTGCTGACGCTGGCCTATGCCGGCGACAGCACGCGCAAGGCCGATCAGCTTCTGGCGCAGGTGCGCCAGGAGCTTGAGGAAGTGTTGAAGGAACGCGACGCGCCATAG
- a CDS encoding DUF2958 domain-containing protein, translating to MTQPLVTVEQRAQLLANGEARAAGQGIDPLPVVRLFTPDAHATWLLAALDPADGDTAWGLIDLGIGMPALGTVKLSDLAGIVGPQQRPVLRDLYFHAARPLSEYMQLAQRDGSIPD from the coding sequence ATGACCCAGCCGCTCGTCACCGTCGAACAGCGCGCGCAACTGCTCGCCAACGGCGAGGCACGCGCGGCCGGTCAAGGCATCGACCCGTTGCCAGTCGTGCGACTGTTCACCCCGGACGCGCACGCGACCTGGTTGCTGGCCGCGCTCGATCCGGCCGATGGGGACACCGCTTGGGGGCTGATCGACCTCGGCATCGGGATGCCGGCGCTGGGGACGGTCAAGCTGTCCGACCTGGCCGGCATTGTCGGGCCGCAGCAGCGGCCCGTCCTGCGCGACCTGTATTTCCATGCGGCACGGCCGCTATCGGAGTACATGCAACTTGCGCAGCGCGATGGTTCCATCCCCGATTGA